Proteins from one Oryza sativa Japonica Group chromosome 12, ASM3414082v1 genomic window:
- the LOC107276556 gene encoding NEDD8-specific protease 1, with protein MSHRDATLFSSDVASLAAPNFLLDGVINFVMAHMTTELGDESLLLVSPSVASLLANLQDYEPETVADTAQALLLASRRMVLFPVNNSERLDKADDGSHWSLLVLDNITGRFVHHDSMDGANLPAATRLADALRPLLPAPPQGPPISGPTPQQSNGYDCGVYLLAVALAICRWWKKHPRTEEAAPCWFESVMDQVSAESVAAMRLNLAQKINLELIKQGDTTPSSSWPSSSSSSRQ; from the coding sequence ATGAGTCACCGTGACGCAACTCTGTTCAGCTCCGATGTCGCGAGCCTTGCTGCCCCAAACTTCCTATTAGATGGCGTGATTAACTTTGTGATGGCGCACATGACAACCGAGTTGGGTGATGAGAGCCTTCTCCTGGTGTCGCCATCCGTGGCTTCTCTGCTGGCGAACTTGCAAGACTATGAGCCTGAGACTGTCGCTGATACAGCCCAGGCACTGTTACTGGCATCTCGCAGGATGGTGTTATTCCCGGTGAACAACAGCGAGAGGTTGGACAAGGCCGACGATGGGTCACACTGGAGTCTTCTTGTGCTGGACAACATCACCGGCCGCTTCGTCCACCACGACAGTATGGACGGCGCCAATCTGCCGGCGGCAACCCGCCTCGCCGACGCGCTCCGGCCACTGCTCCCGGCGCCACCGCAGGGACCGCCCATCTCAGGCCCGACACCGCAGCAGAGCAATGGGTACGATTGCGGCGTCTACCTGTTGGCAGTTGCCCTGGCCATCTGCCGGTGGTGGAAGAAGCATCCAAGGACAGAAGAAGCGGCGCCCTGCTGGTTTGAGTCGGTGATGGATCAAGTAAGTGCTGAGAGCGTCGCAGCCATGAGACTCAACTTGGCCCAAAAGATCAACTTGGAGCTCATTAAGCAAGGAGACACAACCCCCTCCTCGTCTTggcctagcagcagcagcagcagcagacagtAA
- the LOC4351392 gene encoding uncharacterized protein gives MAKRRAESELELVEAEAEAEAEAEAEKNGRRAAGSQDGVNRAFILECSKHSDGSIYSGDDFWHRFYKVADTRETRMEAMMLSNPTNCRPHMWACKAHSVQFMMQIFSLKLSNITAAVDGPVHLYGYFAVRDHLDPLRNYIFNRTRDDPFIMGQDNGVDSDNSLIPMSGPKRGIGNQVRVLIEFDMKIKNGETQDDDFQLIDGAIICSEFVLPDRVFTQRIEGDCGAVDISRALFHEAVEATIQVSISQVHVNGLSLSLYSYTSRIPEKIRLFDGVISKPCDLNRVVAVVENTPLFLIFRAVHRDGSDYDIPKYCPLVFKVDQGDGSYRVSEYCPFKARRHGYDMKELKLGGARVLLKVSWSTLK, from the exons ATGGCGAAGCGGCGGGCAGAGTCCGAGCTTGAGCTGGTGGAGGCGGAAGCggaagcggaggcggaggcggaggcggagaagaaTGGGAGGCGAGCAGCAGGTAGTCAGGACGGGGTGAATCGCGCGTTCATCCTCGAGTGCAGCAAACATAGCGATGGATCGATCTACAGCGGCGACGATTTTTGGCACAGATTTTACAAGGTCGCCGATACCCGAGAGA CTCGTATGGAGGCAATGATGCTGTCAAACCCAACCAATTGCCGGCCACACATGTGGGCTTGCAAGGCGCACAGTGTGCAATTCATGATGCAGATATTCTCGCTCAAGCTATCCAATATCACTGCTGCTGTTGATGGCCCAGTTCACTTGTATGGATACTTTGCTGTCCGGGATCATTTGGACCCGCTACGCAACTACATCTTCAACCGCACCAGGGATGACCCTTTCATCATGGGGCAAGACAATGGCGTTGATTCGGATAATTCATTGATACCAATGTCAGGCCCCAAGAGAGGCATTGGAAACCAAGTTCGTGTGCTCATCGAGTTCGACATGAAGATCAAGAACGGAGAGACACAAGACGATGATTTTCAGCTCATCGATGGTGCCATTATCTGCAGCGAATTCGTGCTTCCCGATAGAGTGTTTACGCAACGGATTGAGGGTGATTGTGGTGCGGTCGACATTAGTCGAGCCCTTTTTCACGAAGCAGTGGAGGCCACAATACAAGTTAGCATATCACAAGTGCATGTCAATGGCTTGAGCTTATCTTTATATTCTTATACCAGTCGAATCCCTGAAAAGATTCGGCTCTTTGATGGTGTCATTTCCAAGCCATGTGACCTGAATAGGGTAGTTGCTGTGGTGGAGAATACACCTTTGTTTTTAATCTTCAGGGCTGTTCATAGGGATGGCTCGGATTATGATATCCCTAAATACTGTCCATTGGTCTTCAAGGTTGATCAGGGGGATGGCTCGTATCGTGTCTCTGAATATTGTCCATTCAAAGCTAGAAGACATGGATATGACATGAAAGAGCTTAAACTTGGTGGCGCCCGTGTACTGTTGAAGGTGTCTTGGTCAACTTTGAAGTGA